One part of the Saprospiraceae bacterium genome encodes these proteins:
- a CDS encoding amidohydrolase, with the protein MHLKRIDIHTHIIPEKLPSWAEKFGYGGFINLDHHSSCKAKMMIDGKFFREIESNCWDAKQRILECDQQKINIQVLSTIPVLFSYWASPKDTYDVSRFLNDHIAQVIRQFPERFIGLGTLPMQDPQLAILEMDRCVNQLGLAGIEIGSHINDWNLDAPELNEFYAAAEEMDACLFVHPWDMMAKEKMPKYWLPWLVGMPAETSLAICSMLFSGVFEKYPKLRIAFAHGGGSFPGSYGRIKHGFEVRPDLVAIDNPHHPDKYLGSFWVDSLVHDADMLDKLISLFGIEKVALGSDYPFPLGELNPGNLIAKSGYDEDEKSWLNYRAAEAWLGLTQF; encoded by the coding sequence ATACATTTGAAACGCATAGACATTCATACCCACATCATCCCTGAAAAACTACCCTCCTGGGCAGAAAAATTTGGATATGGTGGTTTTATAAACTTAGACCATCACAGCTCTTGTAAAGCTAAAATGATGATCGATGGAAAATTTTTCCGTGAAATAGAAAGCAATTGTTGGGATGCTAAACAACGCATCCTTGAATGTGACCAACAAAAAATAAATATACAAGTACTTAGTACCATTCCGGTCCTGTTTTCTTATTGGGCGTCGCCAAAAGATACTTATGATGTTTCCAGATTTTTAAATGATCATATAGCTCAGGTCATTCGTCAATTTCCAGAGCGATTTATTGGATTGGGTACTTTACCTATGCAGGATCCGCAACTTGCTATTTTGGAAATGGATCGCTGTGTAAATCAATTGGGTTTAGCAGGAATTGAAATCGGTTCCCATATTAATGATTGGAATTTAGATGCACCGGAGTTAAATGAATTTTATGCAGCGGCGGAAGAAATGGATGCATGTTTATTTGTGCATCCTTGGGATATGATGGCAAAAGAAAAAATGCCAAAATATTGGCTTCCTTGGTTGGTTGGAATGCCTGCAGAAACATCGTTGGCAATCTGCAGTATGCTTTTTAGTGGCGTATTTGAAAAATATCCAAAACTACGAATTGCATTTGCACATGGAGGAGGCTCCTTCCCTGGTTCCTATGGCAGAATTAAACATGGTTTCGAAGTCAGGCCAGATTTAGTAGCAATTGATAATCCACATCATCCGGATAAATATTTAGGAAGTTTTTGGGTAGATTCACTAGTACATGATGCAGATATGCTCGATAAATTAATTTCATTATTTGGAATTGAAAAAGTGGCTTTAGGTAGTGATTATCCATTTCCTTTGGGAGAATTAAACCCAGGAAATTTAATAGCAAAATCTGGATATGACGAAGATGAAAAGAGTTGGTTAAATTATCGCGCTGCTGAAGCTTGGTTAGGCTTAACTCAATTTTGA
- a CDS encoding RidA family protein has product MSDESKVVSGKALPRGKFPHVRRAGDFLFISGTSSRRADNSFEGVEVDEFGTTNLDIKKQTIAVIENIRDILKSVGADLNDIVDVTSFLVSMNDFKVYNEVYNSYFDYNGPTRTTVAVHQLPHPHLLIEIKVTAYKPL; this is encoded by the coding sequence ATGTCTGATGAATCCAAAGTCGTATCCGGGAAAGCTTTACCCCGTGGTAAGTTCCCACATGTCCGCAGGGCTGGAGATTTTCTATTTATTTCAGGAACCAGTAGCCGTCGGGCAGACAATAGCTTTGAAGGTGTTGAAGTAGATGAATTTGGCACAACGAATCTGGATATAAAAAAACAAACCATCGCTGTAATCGAAAATATCCGGGATATTCTCAAAAGCGTTGGAGCAGATTTAAATGATATTGTAGATGTTACCAGCTTTTTAGTATCTATGAATGATTTTAAAGTCTATAATGAAGTCTATAATTCCTATTTTGATTATAACGGACCAACAAGAACTACGGTGGCTGTGCATCAATTGCCACATCCACACCTATTAATTGAAATTAAAGTAACCGCATACAAACCTTTATGA